The Megalobrama amblycephala isolate DHTTF-2021 linkage group LG7, ASM1881202v1, whole genome shotgun sequence genome window below encodes:
- the LOC125272968 gene encoding chemerin-like receptor 2, with product MSDKLLMNDSSSSNNTTIYPSEGMRILQMIVIVMIFIVGVSLNVLVIWALGVRVWWRNRGSTREAQSADSFRIYVVNLALADLVLLLRTPLMLPYLVNHFTWTLGETVCKLVIYLPYLGLYASAFFLCTIAVERSLCLLKPVWARMKRPRWAVPLACTAIWLLAAFFASPYFRTGKIILWQNHMACIESDMGVGQALIVVETLAGFLLLLVIFLSCSIAVIFCTKKAESAMTSTTSSSGPGNTSQRLTRLYWVLFLTVIIFLTCWVPYFTCRFLRALSHDQPKLKERVIAGAYVALFLVYIKSVLTPILYVIATPIKCACFNFCHDTVV from the coding sequence ATGTCTGACAAACTGCTGATGAATGACTCCTCAAGCTCCAACAACACGACCATCTACCCCAGCGAAGGCATGCGCATTCTGCAGATGATCGTGATCGTAATGATCTTCATCGTGGGTGTTTCTCTAAACGTTCTGGTGATCTGGGCGCTGGGGGTTCGAGTTTGGTGGCGCAATAGGGGATCAACCAGAGAGGCGCAGAGTGCCGACAGCTTCCGGATCTATGTAGTTAACCTGGCGCTTGCAGACTTGGTGCTGCTGTTACGCACACCACTAATGCTGCCGTACCTGGTGAACCACTTCACTTGGACATTGGGGGAAACCGTATGTAAGCTGGTCATTTACCTGCCCTACCTCGGATTGTACGCGAGCGCATTCTTTCTCTGCACCATTGCAGTGGAGCGCAGCTTGTGTCTCCTTAAACCAGTTTGGGCACGAATGAAGCGCCCTCGTTGGGCCGTGCCGTTGGCCTGCACTGCAATATGGCTGTTAGCGGCATTCTTCGCTTCACCCTACTTTCGCACAGGCAAAATCATTCTCTGGCAGAACCATATGGCCTGCATAGAAAGCGATATGGGAGTAGGACAAGCCTTAATAGTTGTAGAAACCTTGGCAGGATTCTTGCTACTGCTGGTGATCTTCTTGTCATGCAGTATCGCTGTGATTTTTTGCACAAAGAAGGCCGAAAGTGCAATGACTTCCACTACCTCGTCATCTGGACCAGGTAACACATCTCAGCGGCTGACCCGTCTCTATTGGGTCCTCTTTCTCACCGTGATCATCTTCCTAACCTGCTGGGTGCCTTACTTCACCTGCCGCTTCTTAAGGGCTCTCTCACATGACCAGCCGAAGCTCAAAGAAAGAGTGATTGCAGGCGCTTACGTGGCGCTATTTCTAGTTTACATAAAGAGCGTGCTCACCCCCATCCTGTACGTGATCGCAACTCCTATAAAATGTGCTTGTTTTAACTTTTGCCATGATACTGTAGTATGA
- the LOC125272966 gene encoding C3a anaphylatoxin chemotactic receptor-like — MSDKLLMNDSSSSNNTTIYPSDGMRILQMIVTVMIFIVGVSLNGLVVWALGVRVWCRNKGSSSDTQSADSFRIYVVNLALADLVLLLRTPLMLPYLVNHFTWTLGETACKLVIYLRCLGLYASAFLLCAVAVERCLCLLRPVWARMKRPRWAVPSACAAIWVLAAVFASPYIGTSKIILWQNRTACIESDMGVGHALIVVETLAGFLLPLVIFLSCNIAVIFCAKKAESAMTSPTSSGPGYTTQRLTRLYRVLFLTMLLFLTCWVPYFTCRFLRALSHDNPKLKERVIAGAYVALFLVYIKSALNPIMYVFAARGLGRTIRASLLSTIERVFNDELSESLRRKSLRRRDSQF, encoded by the coding sequence ATGTCTGACAAACTGCTGATGAATGACTCCTCAAGCTCCAACAACACGACCATCTACCCCAGCGATGGCATGCGCATTCTGCAGATGATCGTGACCGTGATGATCTTCATCGTGGGTGTTTCTCTAAACGGTCTGGTGGTCTGGGCGTTGGGGGTTCGAGTTTGGTGCCGCAATAAGGGATCATCCAGTGATACGCAGAGCGCCGACAGCTTCCGGATCTATGTAGTAAACCTGGCACTTGCAGACTTGGTGCTGCTGTTACGCACACCACTAATGCTGCCGTACCTGGTGAACCACTTCACTTGGACATTGGGGGAAACCGCATGTAAGCTGGTCATTTACCTGCGCTGCCTCGGATTGTACGCGAGCGCGTTTTTGCTGTGCGCCGTCGCAGTGGAGCGCTGCTTGTGTCTCCTTAGACCAGTCTGGGCACGAATGAAGCGCCCTCGTTGGGCCGTGCCGTCGGCCTGCGCTGCAATCTGGGTGTTGGCAGCAGTCTTCGCTTCACCCTACATTGGCACATCCAAAATCATTCTCTGGCAGAACCGTACAGCCTGCATAGAAAGTGATATGGGAGTAGGACATGCCTTAATAGTAGTGGAAACCTTGGCAGGATTCTTGCTACCGCTGGTGATCTTCTTGTCGTGCAATATCGCTGTGATTTTTTGCGCAAAGAAGGCCGAAAGTGCAATGACTTCACCTACCTCGTCAGGACCAGGTTACACAACCCAGAGGCTGACCCGTCTCTACCGGGTCCTCTTTCTCACCATGCTCCTCTTCCTAACCTGCTGGGTGCCTTACTTCACCTGCCGCTTCTTAAGGGCTCTCTCACATGACAATCCGAAGCTCAAAGAAAGAGTGATTGCAGGCGCTTACGTGGCGCTATTTCTAGTTTACATTAAGAGCGCGCTCAACCCCATTATGTACGTGTTCGCAGCTCGTGGACTCGGCCGCACCATTCGTGCCTCACTTCTCTCGACAATCGAGCGAGTCTTCAATGATGAATTATCTGAGTCTTTGCGAAGAAAGTCCTTGCGAAGGAGAGACTCTCAGTTTTAG